The following proteins are co-located in the Pirellulales bacterium genome:
- a CDS encoding DUF962 domain-containing protein → MPHDRIDTFAEFWPYYVREHSLLRTRIMHFVGTSLAMIAVATAIALQYWWLLAAAPIAGYSLAWISHFGIEKNRPASFKYPLWSFLADLKLWALMLSGRMGAEVQRILGATTR, encoded by the coding sequence ATGCCGCACGATCGCATTGACACGTTTGCCGAGTTCTGGCCCTACTACGTGCGCGAGCACAGTTTACTTCGCACGCGCATCATGCACTTTGTCGGTACGAGCCTGGCCATGATCGCCGTGGCCACGGCGATCGCCCTGCAATATTGGTGGCTGCTGGCCGCCGCACCGATTGCCGGCTATAGCTTGGCTTGGATCAGCCATTTTGGCATCGAGAAAAACCGCCCTGCCTCGTTCAAATATCCGCTGTGGTCATTCCTGGCGGATCTAAAGCTCTGGGCGTTGATGCTCAGCGGGCGCATGGGCGCCGAGGTGCAGCGGATCCTGGGCGCGACGACGCGCTGA